In Leptolyngbya sp. NIES-2104, the genomic window CAGGCAGCGATCGATACATGGCAGGTTCACCCCGAAACACTCGATAATCCACAGATTCGCTACCGTGACGCATGAGATAAAGAACGCCGCCGATTAGAACTATCAGACTCGATAGCCAAACACCGCATTGCAGAAGAGTGCTAATCGATCGTTCTAACTGAGCTTCATGAGAAGGAACAATCGGCTGAGGCTCGATCGATGAAATTCTTGGGTCTGCATCTTGATACATCTACACCCCTCCTGCCAGACTGTTGTATACCATTTTGAGCGCCATCACAACGAGGACTACACTAAATAGAATTCGTAACAGTTGAGTTTTTGCACCGACTAAAACTTTTGCACCGAGCAACGCACCCGGAAACACACCCAACATCACAGGCATTGATAAACCCGGATCAATGTAACCACGAGCGAGATAAACTCCCGCAGAAGCCGCAGCAGTCACACCAATCATGAAATTGCTCGTCGTGGTTGAAACTTTAAACGGTAGCTTCATCGCTTGATCCATTGCTAACACTTTGAAGCCGCCTGATCCAATGCCTAACAAGCCAGACAATGCACCCGCAATTACCATAATGCTAAATCCAGTGGACACTGATCGAGCTTCATAAGCGATCGCACCATTCGGAGTCGGACAAGTTCCATTTAGATGCAATTGTGCTGCAAGTGGATCGATTGTTTCTGTGTCGCAGAACTCTGATCGAGGTTGTTGAGCTAAATATGCGGAATACAACAATGTGATTGCTAACACGATCGACAACATTTTCACCGATACAAAGGTTGCCATCAATGCGCCAATCAGTGCACCGATCACCGTTGCAACTTCTAAAAACATACCGATTCTTAGATTTGTAAAGCCTTGTTTGATATACGTCGATGCGGCTCCTGAAGAAGTCGCGATCACAGAAACTAAAGAAGCCCCGATCGCATATCGAATATCAATGCCAAAGACTGAAGTCAACAAAGGAACTAAAACCACTCCGCCGCCCAGTCCAGTTAGTGCCCCCAGAAATCCAGCGACAAATGATCCAAACCAAACCAGCAGCGAAAATTCTAGAATGTTCAAGGCAAATCAATCCTTTTAACTTTGAGTGGATTGTAATTCATCCGGTAGCACAGTCGTTTGATCGATCGATGATTCAAGCTGAGGACGAATCACTAAGCGAACCCCGATCGACCAAGCGAGAGAAATCATCCAGCCTGCCAAAATATCACTGGGAAAATGGACTCCAAGATAAAGACGAGTCCAAGCAATGACTAAAACAAACAGTCCACCGATCGCGCTAATCCACCCACACCAGCGACTACCCCACGCCAAGATCACTAAAACTGCAACCAGTGTCATACTCGACATCGCATGACCGCTCGGAAACGAAAAATCCGTATGCGGTGTGAGAGAGTCCCAGAAATCAGGACGATCGCGATGCAACCAAACTTTTGCAATCCGGTTGATCATTGCACTTCCAAGCAACGTCACCAGTAGATAAGTAAGCTTGCGCCATCGACGTTGATACAACAATCCAATCGAAATCACTGCCGACACCGGAAACACTCCGTAGAACACGCCCAAAGGTGTAATCATGAGTGCAATGCGGTCGAGAATCGGATTATGGGTGCTATGAATCGCAAACAGAATCGAGCGATCCCAGGCAAATGCCCCTTGATTCAGAACAACGATCGTGAATTGTTCCACAACAATCAGCGGCAGAACAACACCGAGGAACAGTAGCAATAATGACTGCCATCGAGCCGCTAGAAGTTGTTGAAAGAATTGTGGAAATGATCTCATTATTCAATCACCACTGCATTCAAGAGTTCTAGCGGAACCGTGAAAACATAGTAGATTACGCCTAATCCGAGAAGTACGATCGTTAAACTCGAAAGAATCACCCAGCGGTCCGGAGGTTCGTAAGTATCTTCCTCGATGTCATTGCGAACAGCGAAATAATGTTGAGTAGATAGAAAGACCGAGAGAATTCCAGCGATCGAGAATGCAAGTCCCAGCTTCCAACCTGCTCCGGGAGGTTGAGGAGCCATCGGCGGGCGCAGAATTCGTAAACGCACAATCAGCACTCCAAACCCCATCAGTGCGATACCACTCCGCATCC contains:
- a CDS encoding phosphatase PAP2 family protein; translated protein: MRSFPQFFQQLLAARWQSLLLLFLGVVLPLIVVEQFTIVVLNQGAFAWDRSILFAIHSTHNPILDRIALMITPLGVFYGVFPVSAVISIGLLYQRRWRKLTYLLVTLLGSAMINRIAKVWLHRDRPDFWDSLTPHTDFSFPSGHAMSSMTLVAVLVILAWGSRWCGWISAIGGLFVLVIAWTRLYLGVHFPSDILAGWMISLAWSIGVRLVIRPQLESSIDQTTVLPDELQSTQS
- a CDS encoding sulfite exporter TauE/SafE family protein — protein: MNILEFSLLVWFGSFVAGFLGALTGLGGGVVLVPLLTSVFGIDIRYAIGASLVSVIATSSGAASTYIKQGFTNLRIGMFLEVATVIGALIGALMATFVSVKMLSIVLAITLLYSAYLAQQPRSEFCDTETIDPLAAQLHLNGTCPTPNGAIAYEARSVSTGFSIMVIAGALSGLLGIGSGGFKVLAMDQAMKLPFKVSTTTSNFMIGVTAAASAGVYLARGYIDPGLSMPVMLGVFPGALLGAKVLVGAKTQLLRILFSVVLVVMALKMVYNSLAGGV
- a CDS encoding DUF1634 domain-containing protein, giving the protein MYQDADPRISSIEPQPIVPSHEAQLERSISTLLQCGVWLSSLIVLIGGVLYLMRHGSESVDYRVFRGEPAMYRSLPGIITSMLTGHRRGIIQFGLVVLIATPILRVLLCFIAFLRWRDFTYLTITALVLSGLIYSFVGAYF
- a CDS encoding YidH family protein, producing the protein MSAELRDKPKRLNPNRIRDHLANERTYLAWMRSGIALMGFGVLIVRLRILRPPMAPQPPGAGWKLGLAFSIAGILSVFLSTQHYFAVRNDIEEDTYEPPDRWVILSSLTIVLLGLGVIYYVFTVPLELLNAVVIE